TGAATGCAACAATATTGAATAAAAATCTACAATTAACTTATATAAGgacataaaatattaacaatttaatGATACCAACATGAGCTACTATTTCAACTTAAATTCCCAAagacttagaaataaaatatcttaaaggattttaaaatgttagaataAAGGAGTACTTAAGTTACAATTTGTTCTCATGTTTGTATGTTTGGATTCAAATACACATATGAAAGATGACGGTGATATTTTTCAAATGGCAAAGAATAATGCTTTCCAAGTGCTCACCAAAAGTGATACAACTTTTAGAAATATGTTTAATCAAGAAAGGCTGATAAGAGCAATAACAAGTAACAGATTTCCatgtgtataaatgtataaaagtttatttattcacACTATGCAAGAGAACATTCactcttgtttttgtttataaGAAGGATTTGCAAGTGACAAGTATTAAAGTGACAGTTCaattattgcattaaaaaaaaatccaaaaagtaGAAAAGCAATAGAAAGAACACCATATGACTGAGTGCtatggaactaaagagcctcttgatgaaagtgaaagagagtgaaaaagctggcttgaaactcaacattcaaaaaatggcatccagtctcatcacttcattgcaaatgtatggggaaacaatggaaacagtgacaaactttattttcttggactccaaaatcactggagatggtgactgcagccatgaaaatgaaagacacttgccccttggaagaaaagctatgaccaacctagacagcatattaaaaagaagagacattactttgctgaaaaaggtccacatagtcaaagctatgggtttttgagtagtcatgtatggatgtgagagttgaattataaagaaggctgagcgctgaagaattgatgcttttgaactgtggtgttgtagactcttgagagtcccttggactgcaaggatatcaaaccagtcaatcctaaaggaaatcaatcctgaatattcattggaaggactgatgttgaatatgaaactccaatactttggccagctgatgcaaggaactgagtccttagaaaagaccctgatgctgggaaagattgaagataggaggagaaggggatgacagaagatgagatggttggatggcatcaccaactcaatggacatgagtttgagcaagctcctggagctgATGATCGACAGGAAAGCCTGGgtcactgcagtccatggggtcgcaaagagttggacacgactgagtgacttagctgAACTGAGTAATAAAAAGAACAACATATGATTGAGTATATGTTATCAAACATTCTAATATATCTAcatacttaaaataatgaaattgcaTGCAATAATTTTGTGAATAGtactggtgagagtgggcacccttgtcttgttcctgactttaggaacaccgttgaggataatgtttgctgcgggtttgtcatatatagcttttattatgttgaggtatgttccttctattcctgctttctggagagtttttatcataaatggatgttgaattttatcaaaggctttctctgcatctattgagataatcatatggcttttatttttcaatttgttaatgtggcatattacactgattgatttgtggatattgaagaatctttgcatccctgggataaagcccacttggtcatggtgtatgatctttttaatgtgttgaaatcaaaaataaactaatgggatctaattaaaagtaaaagcttatgcacaacaaAGGTAACTATAagcgaggtgaaaagacagccttcagaatgggagaaaataatagcaaatgaagcaactgacaaacaactaatcttaaaaatatacaagcaacacctgcagctcaattccagaaaaataaacgacccaataaaaaaatgggctaaagaactaaatagacatttctccaaagaagacatacagatggctaacaaacatatgaaaagatgttcaacatcactcagtatcagagaaatgcaaatcaaaaccactatgaggtaccatttcatgccagtcagaatggctgcgatccaaaagtctacaagcaataaatgctggagatgatgtggagaaaagggaaccctcttacactgttggtgggaatgcaaactagtacagccactgtggagaacagtgtggagattcctttaaaaactgcaaatagaactgccatatgacccagcaatgccactgctgggcatacacactgaggaaaccagaagggaaagagacacgtgtaccccaatgttcatcgcagcactgtttataatagccaggacatggaagcgacctagatgtccatcagcagatggatggataagaaggctgtggtacatattcacaatggagtattactcagccattcaaaaaaatacatttgaatcagttctaatgaggtggatgaaactggagcctattatacagagtgaagtaagccagaaagaaaaacaccaatacagtataataatgcacatatatgaatttagaaagatggtaacaacaaccctgtatatgagacagcaaaaaagactctgatgtatagaacagtcttattcactctgtgggagagggagagggtgggaagatttaggagaatggcattgaaacatgtatactatcatgtatgaaacgagtcgccagttcaggtttgatgcacgatactggatgcttggggctggtgcactgggacgacccagagggatggtatggggagggaggagggaggagggttcaggatggggaacacatgtatacctgtggcggattcatttcgatatttggcaaaaccaatacaatatagtaaggtttaaaaataaaataaaattttaaaaaaagaaaagaaaaatggtaacgacaaccctgtatgtgggACAGCaagggagacacagatgtatagaacagtcttttggactctgtgggagagggagagggtgggttgatttggaagaatggcattgaaacatgtataatgtcataaaggaaacgaatcaccagtccaggttctatgcaggatgcaggaggcttggggctggtgcactgggatgacccagagggatggtatggagagggaggtgggagtggggttcaggatggggaacacgtgtacacccgtggcagacgctgatgtatggcaaaacaaatacaaattgtaaagtaaaaaaaataaaataaataaataaaagaaccaaatttttaaaaaaggaaaaaaaattttgtgaataaatgaaacatcaaatttttgttgaaaagTATCATCAAACATAGGAATCCAACCAATTCAACCAGAGCATACAAAACAAAAGACTCTTTCAGACAATACTTTTTATCAAGAAAGTAAATgactaaaaaattgaaatatatatacagcATCATtggtaataaaataatttcaagtgttataattaataatttttaaagctctttagTGTGCCCATtttcatataaaacatttttatgtgaaTATCCAGAGATAGACAAGATACTGAGATATATAATTCCAAGTAATGCTGCAGTAGGCATGTATTTGCATAAATCCCTTGGTCAGGATTTATTTTTGCaatccttattgtaaaattcagatttaaatacaagaatgtagggaaaaccactaaaccattcaggtataacctaaatcaaatcccttaagattacacagtggaagtgataaatagatgcaagggattagatctgatagacagagtgcctgaggaactatggatggagcttcaTAACATTGTTCACcagacagtgatcaaaaccatccccaagaaaaggaaatgtaagaaggcaaaatggttgtctgaagaggccttacaaatagctgaaaaatgaagagacacaaaaggcaaaagagaaaaggaaagatatatccatctgaatgcagatttccaaagaatagcaaggagagataagaaagccgtcctcaatgatcaatgcaaagaaatagaggacaacaatagaataggaaagactagagatctcttcaagaaaagtagagatactgagggaacatttcgtgcaaagatgggctcaataaaggacagaaatggtatggacctaacagaagcagaagatattaagatggggtggcaagaatacatagaaaaattatacaaaaaaacatcttaatgacccagataaccacaatggttgatcactgacctagagccagacatcctggaatgtgaagtcaagtgggccttaggaagcatcactatgaacaaagctagtggatgtgatggaattctagctgagctctttcaaatcctaaaagatgatgctgtgaaagtgcatcACTCAGTATGTCAGGAAATTTGGCcatagtggccacaggactggtaaaggtcagttttcattccaatcccaaagaagagcaatgccaaaaatgttcaactactgcacaatttcactaaTTCTACATGTAAGCAAGATCATGCTTAAAATCCTCTAAgatagtcttcaacagtacatgaactgagaacttccagttggacaagctggctttagaaaaggcagaggaaccagaaatcaaattgccaacatccattgcatcatagaaaaaacaagagaattccagaaaaaagatctacttctgcttcattgactacactaaagcctttgactgtgtggatcacaacaaactgtggaaaattcttcaagagatgggaattccagaccaccttacctgactcctgagaaatctgtatgcaggtcaagaagcaacagttagaactggactggttccaaattgggaaaggaatccatcaagctgtgtattgtcaccctgcttatttaacttatattcagagtacatcatgtaaaatgttgagctggatgaatcacaagctggagtcaagactgccagAAAAATACCAAAAGCCGCAGATAGGCatatgacaccattcttatgctagaaagtgaagaggaactaaagagcctcttgatgaaggtgaaagaggagagagaaaaagctagCTACAacttagcattcaaaaaactaaggtcatggcattcagtctcatgacttcatggcaaataaatggagaaacaatggaaacagtgatagactttattttattcagGGAATaaaggctatgacaaacataaacagcgtattaacaagcagagacattactttgctgacaaaggtccacatagtcaaagctatggtttttctggtagagagttggaccataaagaaggctgagtgcagaagaatagatgcttttgaactgtggtattggagaagactcttgagagtcccttggactgcaaggatatcaaaccagtcaatcctaaaggaaatcaatcctgaatattcattggaaggactgactgataatgaagctgaagcttcattactttggtcatctgatgtgaagtctgactcattagaaaagaccctgatgctacgaaagattgaagacaagaggaaaagggaacaacagaagatgagatggttggatggcatcactgactcaatggacatgaatttaagcaagctccaggagatggtgaaggacagggaagcctgggttgctgcagtccatggggtctcaaagagccagacatgactgtgGGATTGAACAACTCGGTCAGGATCTTTCTAATTAATATGAAAACCAAGCActtgacttagtgagtgaacaagaGTAACAACATACCATAACCTACCTTAGAACATTATAGTGATtgcaaaaaattttatttatgatgtAGTCATAAATAAATGTAGTCCTCATACTACATTTATGATGTAGTCCCCTTATGCACTTCATTCCCCATTATGTTAATGATACTCAGAAGGGTTTAATGTTATGctcaataaaagtgaaagtgaagtggttcagtcatgcccagctctttgggaccccatggactgtagcctaccaggctcctctgtccatgggattttccaggcaagagtactggagtgggttgccatttcctcctccaggggatcttcccaatccagggattgaatccaggtccctggtgttgtaggcagacactttaccatctaagccaccggggaagtgcTCAATATTTTAAACCAAATAAGAGATGGAGTCTTGATTGGAATCTCTCAGGAGGCTCCCAGTTTTCAAACACtggagcagtgattctcaaccaaGAGTGATTTTGCAATTAAAGATATTTGGCAATATTTGAAGGGGTCCTACTGAATTCTTCTGACATACAGGACATCATCCAATGCAAGTAATCATACTTCCCAAGTATCAACACTGAGAAGGTGATGAAACCTATTCTAGACTAGCACTTCTCTAAATCCATTGCTTCTGCAAATTACCAAGGATTGTATTTCAAATGTAAATTATTATTCAGTAGGCCAGATCAGGGGCCCATGTCCCTGCATTTGTAACAAGATTCTAAGTGTTATTTGATAGTACAGGTCCTGGCCTGTGGATGACAATTTGAGTAGCAAGAAAATGGTCTGTGTTAGATTCAGGTGTAAGTAGTTTTAGGCCTTCACCCAGAATCTTCCAatctttcttaattttgaaagaaaaaatttttggTCACCTGTTAGGTAGTGATAaattttgtgtttgattttttataaaagtattagttaagttactcagttgtgtccaactctttgcgaccccatggactgtagcccagcaggcttctctgtccatgggtttctccaggaaagaatactggagtgggttgccattttcttctccaggggatcttcccgacccagggatcgaacccaggtctcccgcattgcaggcagatgctttaacctctgagccaccaaagtgACATCAAATAATTTCTATTAGGATAATATTTTGCAGTAGTCACAATAAGATCCTCCAAAAGATTTCTACAGAAAAATCTCAAGAACTTTGGAATAGCCTTATTTACATAACTAGTTTAATTACAATAGCAGAGGAAATAAGGTTGCTGATCATTTTTCTTGATATAAGAGTATTAGcacatcccagtacaccagcctcaagcttcctgtatcctgcatcgaacctggactggcgattcatttcttatatgatatcatacatgtttcaatgccattctcccaaattatcccctgctccctctcccacagagtccaaaagactgttctatacatctgtgtctcttttgctgtctcacatacagggttatcattaccatctttctaaattccatatatatgcattagtatactgtattggtgtttttctttctggcttacttcactctgtataattggctccagtttcaaccacctcattagaattgattcaaatgtattctttttaatggccgagtaatattccatttcatgttgatgtatggcaaaaccaatacaatattgtaaagttattagcctctaattaaaataaagaaatttaaattaaaataataataataaataaaacactgggaaaaaagaaagcatcacacaaaaaaagaatattagcaCAGATATCCAGGTCAGACTTATACAATTATGATTTTTCTAACCATTAAAGAGAGGGGAAGAATTGGAATTAGAGAGAGAGTTAAAATGCCATACACCTGTATTTGAATATGAAGGAAGGACCGTGAACTATGGAATGGTGGTAGCCACTGGAAGTAAAACAGGAAATTGAATGTAACCTGTTCTGGAGTATCCTTAAGGATCACAGTCTTGTAGATATCTAAATTTTCGCTCAATGAGACTTCAGGCCTCTGATCTTAAATAATTTTATGACAGGTACTTTTTTAACCCACtggtgtggtaatttgttattgGAGCAATAGGAGCctaaaatatatttgttcagTCATCTACCATTTCTAGGAGCTGAGCTAAAGATTTTCGATTCATgtggggagctgcccgtgagaacggggtcctttgtctgaaggacacagctctgggagctgcctcagtccttgagggtttgcttgcaaacatagctctctgtcctgcCACCCCacagattaggcgcttatttactgcaggcacctggagttctgtgcaaacttctcacgcacagagaaatgttatctggtgtaagaaataataacagggagccattcccatgctctcaagatttcttgtgacttgtTTGTaaggtcaaccaagaaaaaatgtcaactgtcttgtctttctcacgcttttctgtataaatataagatgctgaataaagttggtgtcagactgcgtcccttcgtggtgacgtgtctgaacctctcgaccccatctttgtagtctcttgctttagtttctttcttagccccaccttgcacgttctcgggacctgatcgactttgccggctggctccgGCAGGTGGTGCCCGAAGCAGGGACTCGAGAATCGGAGTGCGACGACGGCCGCTGCCCGCCAAGATTGAGGTAAGTAAAGAGGAATTCCTAAGTAATTAAAAGTAAAGGGCAGGGAGGGTGATTGTCGAGAGTAATAAATCATGGGACAAGGCAATAGCCGCCAGTTATTTGtacatatgttgaaaactatgttaaaaggtaggggaattcatgtaaataagttacagctagaaaagtttttactttttatagaagaggtttgtccttggtttccagaggaaggaacagttagtctggaaacttggaaaaaagtaggaaaacaattgCAGACATATTATTCCTTACATGGTCCCAATCGTGTTCCTGtggatgctttttctttgtggACTCTCATAAGAGACTGCCTGGATCCTGAACATGAGGGACATAAAATTCAAATGGCTCTCAGGGATTCCACAGGACCCGAAGTTACAGAGCCTTCTGCCCTTCCACCTGAGCCGCTTTATGCTGTGCCTGAGGGAACAGCTTGTAAGGCTGGAGGGAGTGATGATGTGTTAAGCTCTGATGAACAGGAAGAGTTAAATGAACAAGCGGCTCAGTACCATAGAGAGGATATGCCTTGGAGATGATGGTTAACATGCAATCCCCCTCAGGAAAAGGGGAATTAAAACATTCAGGGCTTTCTGAAGAACagctggagaatttaattcagaagattGTTATAGCAGTAAAAAAGGATGCACAGGGAGactcccactccagccagcctgcgCCTCCAGCATATCCTCCCTCGGTTCTTGCTGGACTCGATCCACCTCTGCCTTTCGTAGAACCGTGAGAGCTTATATCTATCCCTGCTTCTTTGCCcggtgaaaacataaaaattaaaagtgagataTTATTATCTCCTCTTCAACAAGCGATTAAGCGAGCTAATGAAGAAGGAGAACATATTCCTGGGTTTTCAGGAATCTATCCAGTGTTTGAAAATGCTCAACAGCAGAGGTATTATGAGCTGCTGCCCTTTAAGCAACTGAAAGAGTTTAAAATGGCTTGTGCACAATATGGCCCGACTGCGCCGTTTACTCAGGCTATTATAGAGGCTTTAGGAAATCAAAATCTGCCACCTAATTATTGGAAACAGGTTGCTCGAGCTTGTTTATCTGGAGGAGATTATTTACTATGGAAATCTGAGTTTGCTGAGCAATGTGGGATATCAATCGGTGACATCAATCGGCGACAGGGACTGAACACCACTTATGAAAtgatggtgggagagggagaatatCGAGACACTAATAGTCAACTTAATTA
The DNA window shown above is from Bos indicus x Bos taurus breed Angus x Brahman F1 hybrid chromosome 7, Bos_hybrid_MaternalHap_v2.0, whole genome shotgun sequence and carries:
- the LOC113896057 gene encoding LOW QUALITY PROTEIN: endogenous retrovirus group K member 7 Gag polyprotein-like (The sequence of the model RefSeq protein was modified relative to this genomic sequence to represent the inferred CDS: deleted 2 bases in 1 codon; substituted 1 base at 1 genomic stop codon); its protein translation is MGQGNSRQLFVHMLKTMLKGRGIHVNKLQLEKFLLFIEEVCPWFPEEGTVSLETWKKVGKQLQTYYSLHGPNRVPVDAFSLWTLIRDCLDPEHEGHKIQMALRDSTGPEVTEPSALPPEPLYAVPEGTACKAGGSDDVLSSDEQEELNEQAAQYHREDMPWRXWLTCNPPQEKGLKHSGLSEEQLENLIQKIVIAVKKDAQGDSHSSQPAPPAYPPSVLAGLDPPLPFVEPEILLSPLQQAIKRANEEGEHIPGFSGIYPVFENAQQQRYYELLPFKQLKEFKMACAQYGPTAPFTQAIIEALGNQNLPPNYWKQVARACLSGGDYLLWKSEFAEQCGISIGDINRRQGLNTTYEMMVGEGEYRDTNSQLNYLPGAYPQISAAALQAWKKLPNSDKNTEDLSKICQGPDEPYQDFVARLLEAIGKMIGDEQAGMVLTKQLAYENANSACQAALRPYRKKGGLSDYVRICADIGPSYIQGITLATALQGLLP